Proteins encoded within one genomic window of Brenneria nigrifluens DSM 30175 = ATCC 13028:
- a CDS encoding GpE family phage tail protein — translation MYGMELCELIAWRERAAVRSGANQDEEP, via the coding sequence ATGTACGGCATGGAGCTTTGCGAGCTGATAGCCTGGCGTGAGCGGGCGGCTGTCAGAAGTGGAGCCAATCAAGATGAAGAGCCTTGA
- a CDS encoding phage major tail tube protein produces MAVPKKLRLFTCFVDGDNYIGKIPSVTLPKVTRKTEDFQGGGMIGAAAVDLGLDSGALDASMQVGGFEEQLILKYGGDIDELKLRFVGEFYTGGTSSIVEVEMRGRITEIDGGDSKQGDDTNQTYAIKNTYYKLSIDDQPLLEFDLLNFIYKRNNENLYPDRVRSALGLGG; encoded by the coding sequence ATGGCCGTACCTAAAAAGCTCCGGCTGTTCACTTGTTTCGTGGATGGCGACAACTATATCGGGAAGATCCCCAGCGTGACGCTGCCGAAAGTGACGCGCAAAACGGAAGATTTTCAGGGCGGCGGGATGATTGGCGCCGCGGCTGTCGATCTCGGCCTTGACTCTGGCGCGCTTGATGCGTCGATGCAGGTCGGCGGTTTTGAGGAACAACTGATTTTGAAATACGGCGGCGATATCGACGAGCTAAAATTGCGCTTTGTCGGCGAGTTTTACACCGGCGGCACCAGTTCGATTGTCGAGGTTGAGATGCGCGGGCGCATTACGGAAATCGACGGCGGCGACTCAAAGCAGGGCGATGATACCAACCAGACTTACGCCATCAAAAACACGTACTACAAGCTGTCTATTGATGACCAGCCGCTGCTTGAGTTTGATTTGCTCAACTTCATTTACAAGCGCAACAACGAAAACCTTTACCCGGATCGTGTGCGTTCAGCGCTCGGTCTGGGCGGCTAA